The Gasterosteus aculeatus chromosome 17, fGasAcu3.hap1.1, whole genome shotgun sequence genome includes a window with the following:
- the LOC120835815 gene encoding aminoacylase-1A, which translates to MLPDKDGECVGGGHSPPGGEDPSVSLFREYLRVKTVHPDPDYDAALRFLDRMAEELELPMRKIEACPGRVVTIMTWEGTNPTLKSILLNSHTDVVPVYQEHWKYDAFSAFKDAEGNIFARGSQDMKCVTIQYIQAIKRLKAEGRKLMRTVHLMFVPDEEVGGHKGMETFVKHLEFQKLNIGFALDEGLANPGEAYTVFYGERNPWWITVHCPGSPGHGSRFVENTAAEKMRRVINSFLDFREKEKHRLNTSECFTLGDVTTVNMTMVKGGVAYNVIPAEMDVSFDLRIPPQVNLQEFERQIKDWCKEAGDDVTYEFAQKHMNQNLTSTAENDPWWRAFAAGCDDLNLTLEKEIFPAATDSRFIRAVGIPAIGFSPMNRTPILLHDHNEYLNERVFLKGISVFERLISTLASVPAFPDEA; encoded by the exons GACAAGGACGGTGAATGTGTTGGAGGCGGACACAGCCCCCCCGGGGGCGAGGATCCCTCCGTGAGTCTGTTCAGAGAGTACCTGCGCGTTAAAACGGTTCACCCAGACCCGGATTACG aTGCTGCTCTTCGTTTCTTGGACAGAATGGCAGAGGAGCTTGAGCTGCCTATGAGAAAGATTGAG GCATGTCCAGGCAGAGTTGTGACGATCATGACATGGGAAGGGACGAACCCAACCCTGAAGTCCATTTTACTGAATTCCCACACGGACGTCGTACCTGTTTACCAG GAACATTGGAAATACGATGCTTTCAGTGCTTTCAAAGATGCAGAGGGcaacatttttgcccggggatcACAGGACATGAAATGTGTAACTATACA GTACATCCAGGCCATCAAAAGGCTGAAGGCAGAGGGACGGAAACTGATGCGCACTGTGCACTTGATGTTTGTTCCCG atgAAGAAGTGGGAGGTCACAAGGGAATGGAAACATTTGTTAAGCATCTGGAGTTCCAAAAATTAAACATTGGCTTTGCGCTTGATGaag GTCTGGCGAACCCTGGCGAGGCCTACACTGTGTTTTATGGAGAGAGGAACCCTTGGT GGATCACAGTCCACTGCCCAGGCAGTCCAGGTCATGGATCTAGGTTTGTGGAGAACACAGCTGCTGAGAAGATG CGCAGAGTCATAAACTCTTTCCTTGActtcagagagaaggagaagcacaG GCTAAATACCAGTGAGTGCTTCACGCTTGGTGATGTCACCACTGTCAATATGACCATGGTCAAAGGAGGCGTGGCCTACAACGTCATCCCGGCTGAAATGGACGTCAGTTTTGACCTAAGAATTCCACCTCAAGTAAATCTACAG GAGTTTGAAAGACAGATCAAAGATTGGTGTAAAGAAGCAGGAGACGATGTCACCTACGAGTTTGCTCAG AAACATATGAACCAAAATCTGACGTCTACGGCAGAGAATGATCCTTGGTGGAGGGCCTTTGCTGCAGGCTGTGACGACTT GAACTTAACTCTGGAAAAGGAGATATTTCCAGCTGCCACAGACAGCCGTTTTATCCGAGCA GTGGGTATCCCTGCTATCGGCTTTTCCCCGATGAACCGGACGCCAATCCTGCTGCACGACCACAACGAGTACCTGAACGAGCGGGTCTTCCTAAAGGGAATCAGCGTGTTTGAGAGGCTCATCTCAACTCTCGCCTCTGTTCCTGCCTTTCCTGATGAGGCTTAG